Proteins encoded together in one Mus pahari chromosome 9, PAHARI_EIJ_v1.1, whole genome shotgun sequence window:
- the Tac3 gene encoding tachykinin-3, which yields MRSAMLFTAVLALSLAWTFGAVCEEPQGQGGRLSKDSDLYQLPPSLLRRLYDTRPVSLEGLLKVLSRASVGPKETSLPQKRDMHDFFVGLMGKRNSQPDTPTDVVEENTPSFGILK from the exons ATGAGGAGCGCCATGCTGTTCACAGCTGTCCTCGCCCTCAGCTTGGCTTGGACCTTCGGGGCTGTGTGTGAGGAGccacaggggcagggagggaggctcaGTAAG GACTCTGATCTCTATCAGCTCCCTCCATCCCTGCTTCGGAGACTCTACGACACCCGCCCTGTCTCTCTGGAAGGATTGCTGAAAGTGCTGAGCAGGGCTAGCGTGG GTCCGAAGGAGACATCACTTCCACAGAAAC GTGACATGCACGACTTCTTTGTGGGACTTATGGGCAAGAGGAACAGCCAACCAG ACACTCCCACCGACGTGGTTGAAGAGAACACCCCCAGCTTTGGCATCCTCAAATAG